A stretch of DNA from Arachis hypogaea cultivar Tifrunner chromosome 19, arahy.Tifrunner.gnm2.J5K5, whole genome shotgun sequence:
GCTTTAGAGCATTTGAATTGTTATTTTTTCTATTACAATGAGTCCCCAACTCCATGTGTTTAAGGAGTATGTATGCAAAGTATTTACCGTGAGGAAGCTTCTGCATTACAGCATTAGTTTCTGAATTTGCTTGAGGTGTATTTTTGCAATTAGTCCTCAACTCCTCCTTGTTCTAATTTCGTTGTTCTGATATTAGTTATTCTCTAGTGTTGAATTTTCCTTAATTTCTTTTCGATAAATACGTCAAATGCCTTAAACtcgaagagaagaaaaagagtaaAAGACATTGAATTGGACATTATACTGACTCTGACTTATGATATACGCCAATTTGATCATTTGTATTGTAATACTAATTAACCAAATTTAGAAATCAAGAATTAATTTACCGtgtaaatattttattgttaACTGCACTGTAGCAATAGCATCGTATGAATGGTGAAAATGAAAGTGCTCAATGAATATTACATTGAAATCTAAAGTTACTAGATTTATTGAACTAACGGTATGTTCAGGTGAAGACTAAACATGAAAGTAAATGTTACATTGTTACCTTAATGAAGTTATAAAATACTTGTGTTATACTTATACTATagtagtgcatcaaaattaaaccatCTATTACGGAAACTTTACACAACCATTAAAAATTAGATCATTAATTTTTTGGTAGAAACTCATGCGCAATTATCttcatgtaaaattgataattgagaACCGTTAGATagtaatttagtcaaatatatcaaattatttaacaattttcaattataaaaaataattacatgtaAATTTTCACCTAATCTTTTGAACATttgttcttgctttttctttacaCTTTTTGTTAAAGGGTGtgattagttaattattttgCAAGAAGTTCATCACATTATTAAGGGGCTGATAAATTGTTTGGACATAACATCAGAGACAATTCATTTATAAGCAAAATCACAGTCATTAGCAGAAGCAGTATTAAGGAAAATGAACATTTATTCACAGGGTAACACTGCAGGTGCCAAATTGTCTTGACACTTCTCAAAGGCTTCTTTGAATAAGAAACATTTAATGGTGAAAGCAATTGCCACTGCTGCTTATACCATTTTCATAAACCGTTTTTTCCATTCGAAAACAATATCATACTATAAGAATATTTCACTCAGAGTTACACTCATCCACCATCAATAAGCTTTACAACACCTGAACAAACCATACCCGCTTGGATGGTACTAACATATGGAAGAAAGTACCTCTAGCAAGGAGGCGACAAAGTGCATTTGGGTCTCTTCATTGATTGTAAAGAAGAGTGGCACATGCACAAATAGGGACTTGGTCTCATTCTGCTCAGCGAATCGGAGGGAATGATAGTAAACATAGTTGCACACGAACCTTCCGGCATCATCAGATGTCATCACATCGTAACCCTTCTTTGCCAAGGCCTTGGTGATGTCCTCCACAGGAAGGGAAGTCTACATAGGACCCAACCATGTGACATGAAAAAATTGGAGAATCAATAACCACAAATAGACCTTGTTACATTAGGTGAATTGGCTAAATGGTTCATTCGACACTAAAGTGCCTTATCATAAATCGTATCCATgttcaaatattttataatttacagTTTGGAACATGAGAGAATCGTCATTCCAAAATTTTGTTGAGGCAATTATGAAATTGAAAAGCCTGCTAAATGATACTTGAGAAAATTGATTACATGAAAGCTGCAGCATCAGGACCatcaaaacaatgaaaaaagataGGAGTAAACTTTACGGCACAAAATGAATGATCTTTCATATGCGAGAACAAGAAAGCTTTGTATTAATATATCAGGACTAAGCACCAAGACAACAAATACCCAAATTTAGCAATTCAAGTATGCGAGAAATAAAAAGTCAAGAATCCAGCTTACTGTGCGGATATGTGAAATTGGACCATCTGAAGGAATAATGGGGACTCTCTGCAACATAACAAGTTGTGAAATTTTCAGTGAATGAAATATAGCCTTATTGTGGAAGTTGCTGCGACATACAAATACAATTGCAAAAGGTATTAGATAAAAGTAAGCTTTAAATAAGCCTATATTCTAATCGAACCTGCGGCTTCCATCCCATTTCATCGGGGCAACGGAAAGTAGCCTCATTTACAGCTTGCTTCTCAATAGCAAACCTTGTTGCACCACTGTTTACTCCCAAATGCAGCTGAAAAAACATCAACAACAGAATTTAAGAATGCAAGGACACAGACGTGAAAATCTAATCAAATGACTAGAGACTAAGGATGACATCAAAATCCAAGTCAACTTGGCACCTTCAAAAATCCTACGTAAGGGTTC
This window harbors:
- the LOC112775797 gene encoding uncharacterized protein, with product MGSEGPPAAITTVHVTGFKKFHGVSENPTETIVNNLAEYMKKKGLPKGLVLGSCNILETAGQEALVPLYQTLQSAITARDSDSQSSSSNKIIWLHLGVNSGATRFAIEKQAVNEATFRCPDEMGWKPQRVPIIPSDGPISHIRTTSLPVEDITKALAKKGYDVMTSDDAGRFVCNYVYYHSLRFAEQNETKSLFVHVPLFFTINEETQMHFVASLLEVLSSIC